The Rissa tridactyla isolate bRisTri1 chromosome 6, bRisTri1.patW.cur.20221130, whole genome shotgun sequence genome includes a region encoding these proteins:
- the COPS7B gene encoding COP9 signalosome complex subunit 7b isoform X1: MAGEQKPSCNLLEQFILLAKGTSGSALTALINQVLEAPGVYVFGELLELTNVQELAEGSNAAYFQLLNLFAYGTYPDYVANKDNLPELTTTQKNKLKHLTIVSLASRMKCIPYSVLLKDLDMRNLRELEDLIIEAVYTDIIQGKLDQRNQVLEVDFCIGRDIQKKDISNIVKTLQEWCDGCEAVLLGIEQQVLRANQYKENHHRTQQQVEMEVTNIKKTLKATASSSAQEMEQQLVERECPPHTEQRQPTKKMSKVKGLVSSRH, encoded by the exons ATGGCAGGAGAACAGAAACCATCCTGCAATCTTCTAGAGCAGTTTATTTTACTCGCCAAAGGTACAAGTGGCTCAGCTCTGACTGCTCTTATAAATCAAGTGCTGGAGGCTCCTGGGGTTTATGTCTTTGGAGAGCTATTGGAGCTAACAAATGTGCAAGAG cttGCTGAAGGGTCTAATGCTGCTTATTTCCAGCTGCTGAACCTGTTTGCGTACGGAACGTACCCAGACTATGTAG CAAACAAAGATAACCTGCCTGAATTAACAACGACtcagaaaaacaagctgaaacaCTTGACGATTGTAAGCCTGGCTTCCCGAATGAAG TGCATTCCCTATTCTGTGTTGCTGAAGGACCTGGATATGAGGAATCTGAGGGAGCTGGAAGATCTGATTATTGAAGCGGTTTATACAGATATTATCCAGGGGAAGCTGGATCAACGAAACCAGGTGCTAGAGGTGGATTTTTGTATCGGCAGAGACATTCAGAAGAAGGACATCAGTAACATTGTTAAAACACTCCAGGAATG GTGTGATGGTTGCGAAGCAGTTCTTTTAGGAATTGAGCAGCAAGTACTTAGAGCCAACCAATACAAAGAGAACCATCACCGAACTCAACAGCAGGTAGAGATGGAG GTCacaaacataaagaaaacattaaaagctaCAGCCTCGTCGTCGGCACAGGAGATGGAACAGCAGCTGGTAGAACGAGAATGCCCTCCACACACAGAACAAAGGCAGCCCACAAAGAAGATGTCCAAAGTCAAAGGGCTGGTCTCCAGCCGTCACTAG
- the NPPC gene encoding C-type natriuretic peptide encodes MQISPWLAGGLLLALLSVRLEAKPASQLPQKASRGSAAAGPPEAAAAAAEREKEREKERSGGGGGGSGPREAREARSESRPRAGWARLLQDPPGRRHKGVHKKGLGKGCFGLKLDRIGAMSGLGC; translated from the exons ATGCAGATCTCACCCTGGCTGGCTGGTGGACTTTTACTCGCGCTGCTCTCCGTCAGGCTGGAGGCGAAGCCGGCGTCTCAGCTCCCACAGAAG GCCTCCcgcggctcggcggcggcgggtccgcccgaggcggcggcggcggcggcggagcgggagAAGGAGCGGGAGAaggagcggagcggcggcggcggcggcggctcgggccCGCGGGAGGCGCGGGAGGCGCGGTCCGAGTCCCGGCCGCGGGCGGGCTGGGCTCGGCTGCTGCAGGACCCGCCGGGCCGCCGCCACAAGGGCGTCCATAAGAAAGGGCTGGGCAAAGGCTGCTTCGGCCTCAAGCTGGACCGCATCGGCGCCATGAGCGGCCTCGGCTGCTGA
- the COPS7B gene encoding COP9 signalosome complex subunit 7b isoform X3, whose amino-acid sequence MAGEQKPSCNLLEQFILLAKGTSGSALTALINQVLEAPGVYVFGELLELTNVQELAEGSNAAYFQLLNLFAYGTYPDYVANKDNLPELTTTQKNKLKHLTIVSLASRMKCIPYSVLLKDLDMRNLRELEDLIIEAVYTDIIQGKLDQRNQVLEVDFCIGRDIQKKDISNIVKTLQEWCDGCEAVLLGIEQQVLRANQYKENHHRTQQQVEMELLESTGSYRITCQL is encoded by the exons ATGGCAGGAGAACAGAAACCATCCTGCAATCTTCTAGAGCAGTTTATTTTACTCGCCAAAGGTACAAGTGGCTCAGCTCTGACTGCTCTTATAAATCAAGTGCTGGAGGCTCCTGGGGTTTATGTCTTTGGAGAGCTATTGGAGCTAACAAATGTGCAAGAG cttGCTGAAGGGTCTAATGCTGCTTATTTCCAGCTGCTGAACCTGTTTGCGTACGGAACGTACCCAGACTATGTAG CAAACAAAGATAACCTGCCTGAATTAACAACGACtcagaaaaacaagctgaaacaCTTGACGATTGTAAGCCTGGCTTCCCGAATGAAG TGCATTCCCTATTCTGTGTTGCTGAAGGACCTGGATATGAGGAATCTGAGGGAGCTGGAAGATCTGATTATTGAAGCGGTTTATACAGATATTATCCAGGGGAAGCTGGATCAACGAAACCAGGTGCTAGAGGTGGATTTTTGTATCGGCAGAGACATTCAGAAGAAGGACATCAGTAACATTGTTAAAACACTCCAGGAATG GTGTGATGGTTGCGAAGCAGTTCTTTTAGGAATTGAGCAGCAAGTACTTAGAGCCAACCAATACAAAGAGAACCATCACCGAACTCAACAGCAGGTAGAGATGGAG CTGTTAGAGAGCACCGGTTCCTACAGGATCACCTGCCAGCTCTGA
- the COPS7B gene encoding COP9 signalosome complex subunit 7b isoform X2 — protein MAGEQKPSCNLLEQFILLAKGTSGSALTALINQVLEAPGVYVFGELLELTNVQELAEGSNAAYFQLLNLFAYGTYPDYVANKDNLPELTTTQKNKLKHLTIVSLASRMKCIPYSVLLKDLDMRNLRELEDLIIEAVYTDIIQGKLDQRNQVLEVDFCIGRDIQKKDISNIVKTLQEWCDGCEAVLLGIEQQVLRANQYKENHHRTQQQVEMEEAQQMEGTHAVGLRCSPRTMPQRRNGNPD, from the exons ATGGCAGGAGAACAGAAACCATCCTGCAATCTTCTAGAGCAGTTTATTTTACTCGCCAAAGGTACAAGTGGCTCAGCTCTGACTGCTCTTATAAATCAAGTGCTGGAGGCTCCTGGGGTTTATGTCTTTGGAGAGCTATTGGAGCTAACAAATGTGCAAGAG cttGCTGAAGGGTCTAATGCTGCTTATTTCCAGCTGCTGAACCTGTTTGCGTACGGAACGTACCCAGACTATGTAG CAAACAAAGATAACCTGCCTGAATTAACAACGACtcagaaaaacaagctgaaacaCTTGACGATTGTAAGCCTGGCTTCCCGAATGAAG TGCATTCCCTATTCTGTGTTGCTGAAGGACCTGGATATGAGGAATCTGAGGGAGCTGGAAGATCTGATTATTGAAGCGGTTTATACAGATATTATCCAGGGGAAGCTGGATCAACGAAACCAGGTGCTAGAGGTGGATTTTTGTATCGGCAGAGACATTCAGAAGAAGGACATCAGTAACATTGTTAAAACACTCCAGGAATG GTGTGATGGTTGCGAAGCAGTTCTTTTAGGAATTGAGCAGCAAGTACTTAGAGCCAACCAATACAAAGAGAACCATCACCGAACTCAACAGCAGGTAGAGATGGAG GAAGCCCAGCAGATGGAAGGAACCCATGCTGTGGGGCTGCGCTGTTCCCCTCGGACTATGCCGCAAAGGAGAAATGGGAATCCAGACTGA